taatatttcttttacATGCACTTTACAGCCTCAGAATGAGTACATCGAGTTACATCGGAAACGATATGGCTATCGCTTGGATTACcatgagaagaaaaggaaaaaagagagccgTGAGGCTCATGAGCGCTCAAAGAAAGCCAAGAAAATGATTGGCCTGAAAGCCAAGCTTTATCACAAACAGCGCCATGCAGAAAAGATACAGATGAAAAAGACGTGAGTAAGCTTGTGTACAGCTGAGCAACTTTGAATTATTGACATATTTAAAATCTAGCCTTAATATCATTCATGGCTAGTACCCGAAGCTTGTTTGGGTACTGTAATGGACTCTTATTAATTCATCTTGGCTCCATGTAACCACAGTCATTCCTCCAcgtttacaaattaaacattcaCTATTGTATTACTTGATGATAACTGTATTTCCTGGTGCCTCTGCCTACCACCCTACACCATGTTTAACAGGACTTCGAGAACATCAGTGCTGCTGGGAGGGCATTAAATCTCCATCTACCCCAGAGTATTTACATCAcacttccttcactccttccatcATATCCCCTGCTTATTCAGTGAGCAAGTGAATGAGGGAGTATGTCCGACCCAGTACCCTGTATGTTAAATACAGTTTAGAAGCATGGAGTTAGTTAAGGTTTTTTCTGCTTTCATGGGGCCCTGCACCCCCCATCCTTGCAAAGGTAGAAGAATTACTATATGTCACGAAAAATTCATCACTGATTATTAATTATTAGTTctgcattttttcttttaatgtgaTTCAGTTACTTACCTTCTAAAAGAGAAATGTGACCACATTAAAGTGCTTTCCCCCTTTAACTGTTTTCATTTTGGTTTGTTGTGAACTCGTGACTACTGCTTTATcaatttttgaacattttctgcACATATTACTCTAGCATTAAAATGCATGAAAAGAGAAATACCAAACAGAAGAATGATGAGAAGACTCCAGAAGGAGCTGTGCCGGCATACCTGCTGGACAGAGAGGGTCAGTCTCGGGCAAAAGTTCTTTCCAACATGATCAAACAAAAGCGGAAAGAGAAAGCTGTAAGTATATACACAAGTAAGAGATACTGGCTTACTAGATAGTAACCCTGATGTCCATTTAGTACACTTACTTGAAGTATTTATAAACTGATTTGCTGCCCATCAGGGCACCCAAATCCATTAATGgtataatatattacaattttaaaaaatgacagtaTAAGGTAGTACagactatttaaaaaaataagccCAAACTATCCAAAGATAATTTATCTTGTGTATACCTTTCTCATTTTCTGAACTCCTTTAACAATCTTACTGCTTTTATCATCAGGGAAAATGGGAAGTTCCTATACCCAAAGTCCGTGCCCAGGGAGAGACCGAAGTGCTCAAGGTGATCCGTactggaaagaggaagaagaaggcatGGAAGAGAATGGTTACCAAAGTGTGCTTTGTTGGGGATGGCTTTACCCGCAAACCTCCAAAATATGAGCGATTTATTCGACCAATGGTACTAAAGGCTTTCATAACCTTATATCTGCATCTAATGATAGTTTATTTCACAATTATCTTTGTTCAGTAATGTTAAACAATGAAGGATATTTAGCCATAATGAAAAATGCACTTTTCTTTGTATTCACTTTAACAGTTTTGCATATCTTTTTATTACATAACAGGGTTTACGATTCAAGAAAGCTCATGTAACACATCCTGAACTCAAAGCCACTTTTTGCCTACCCATCCTTGGTGTAAAAAAGAATCCCTCTTCTCCCCTGTATACATCTTTGGGGGTCATTACGAAAGGCACAGTCATCGAGGTGAATGTCAGTGAGCTCGGTCTTGTAACGCAAGGGGGCAAA
This genomic interval from Anolis sagrei isolate rAnoSag1 chromosome 2, rAnoSag1.mat, whole genome shotgun sequence contains the following:
- the NSA2 gene encoding ribosome biogenesis protein NSA2 homolog — translated: MPQNEYIELHRKRYGYRLDYHEKKRKKESREAHERSKKAKKMIGLKAKLYHKQRHAEKIQMKKTIKMHEKRNTKQKNDEKTPEGAVPAYLLDREGQSRAKVLSNMIKQKRKEKAGKWEVPIPKVRAQGETEVLKVIRTGKRKKKAWKRMVTKVCFVGDGFTRKPPKYERFIRPMGLRFKKAHVTHPELKATFCLPILGVKKNPSSPLYTSLGVITKGTVIEVNVSELGLVTQGGKVVWGKYAQVTNNPENDGCINAVLLV